Proteins encoded together in one Procambarus clarkii isolate CNS0578487 chromosome 11, FALCON_Pclarkii_2.0, whole genome shotgun sequence window:
- the LOC138363541 gene encoding uncharacterized protein gives MKLVLKLFENKAQDGNGGLMQAKARDFYVAFESAIPHLYLLPKIHKPPNEITGTWQGRPVLSGCQAPTTPVDWICIALLIPLLRLLPERLKDTTDYLNKIASVRNPVPSGACFFSLDVVTLYPSIPQREAAKVVATFFDENKHKITQQLREAGVWRPPHRQLLEESILHVMRDTLLQFDGKAYRQTKGTVIGASSSLAIADIFMHVVFERERSHREDAPAEYERYIDDIFGVMVGGLPPL, from the coding sequence ATGAAACTAGTCCTCAAGCTTTTTGAAAATAAAGCCCAAGACGGGAATGGTGGGCTCATGCAAGCAAAGGCAAGAGACTTTTACGTAGCCTTTGAATCTGCAATCCCACACCTTTATCTTCTACCAAAGATTCACAAACCACCGAACGAGATCACAGGAACGTGGCAGGGGAGACCAGTGCTGAGCGGCTGCCAGGCACCTACCACACCGGTAGATTGGATATGTATagccctcctcatcccccttctacgACTTCTACCGGAACGCCTTAAAGATACAACAGACTACCTGAACAAGATAGCCAGCGTCAGAAATCCAGTTCCAAGCGGAGCCTGCTTTTTCTCATTGGACGTGGTAACGCTCTACCCGAGCATACCACAGAGAGAGGCAGCCAAAGTGGTAGCAACCTTCTTTGatgaaaacaaacacaaaattacACAGCAACTACGAGAAGCGGGAGTATGGAGGCCGCCTCACAGGCAGTTGTTGGAGGAATCAATACTCCATGTAATGAGGGATACCCTCCTTCAATTCGATGGTAAGGCATATAGACAGACGAAGGGCACTGTCATAGGAGCGTCCAGTAGCTTAGCAATTGCTGACATCTTTATGCATGTAGTCTTTGAAAGGGAGAGATCCCACAGAGAAGACGCTCCAGCAGAGTACGAGAGATATATAGACGATATATTTGGAGTCATGGTAGGAGGACTCCCACCTCTATAG